CCGGAGCGTTGGAATTGATTCCTTAAACTGGGAAAAACTGTGGTCATGACCAATAGCACGCCCATCTCATCCAGAATGATTTTCAATTCTTTTAACATCTGTACAGAGGTGTAATCAATGCCAGTGAATCCCCCGGAATCTAAAACAAACCATTCAACTGGATATTCCGAGCATTTAACCAGATTAATAACTTCTTCCTTCAGTTTTTCTGCATTGGCGTAATATAAATCCCGGTTGAATCTGTAAACGATCAATCCTTTTTTGGTGTAAACACCAAGAATTACTGGAACGAAAGCCCAATCTCCATTTTCATTACGGATTAAAATACTGTTATTCGGCCTGTAAGAGTGGCTCAGGTGTAAAAGGAGAGATATTACCACTGCTACCACAATTCCCCATAAAACACCCACCAGAACCACAGTAATAAGAGTTATGATTGCCAGAACAAATTCTGCTGGTACTTCCCTATATATATCCTTCAAACTCGATATATCAACCATTTCCAGGCCAATCAGGAATACAATGGTGGCCAGAGTGGCGTTGGGTAAGAGAGAAATTGGTTCGGTTAAAAATATCACCACGAAGAGAACCACAGCTGCAGTTACCAGAGTAGCCAGTTGACTGCGGGCTCCGGAGTCTATGGCAATCTGAGTCTTGGTGGGACTACCATTCACCACGAAACTGCCAGTTAAACCAGCTGCCAGGTTTGATAAACCCAACCCCAAGATGTCCTGGTTCTCATCCAACTCATCAGAACACTTAACACTGTAAGCCCTGCTAGTTGCAGCACTCTGGGCTATTATTACAATAAAACAGGCCCCGGCAGCGGTGAAGAGGGCATAATAATCCAGAGTAGAAAATGGGGGTATGATGATGCTGGGGATGCCACTGGGAACCGAACCCACCACAGTTACCCCGATCTGGGTAAAGTCATAAATGAAACTGATTATGATGGTTCCCATGACTGCGATGAGTGCTCCTGGGATTTTCCGGTTAATTCTCCGAGTTATAAGAATAATGGCTACCACTGATACAGATACCATTAGAGTGGTGAGGCTGGTTTGTGGTAAATTGGAAATGAATGAGGTTATTCTGGGTAGGGTATCTATTCCAGTGGTGCTTATGCCAAACATTGCCCCTAACTGGCTTATGGCCACCTGGATCCCCACTCCGGTGAGGAATCCCACCAGTGCAGTGCGAGATAGGAAATCTCCTATAAACCCCAATCCAAAAATTCTAGCAGCTAGCAGGAATAATCCACATAATATAGCCACTGCAAAAGCCATGGATATGTACACTGGACTACCTGGTGCAGCTGCAGTTACCAGAATTCCGTACATTATCGCGGCTGTGGCTGAATCTGCACCCACAATAAGATGACGTGATGAACAGAAAATGGCAAAAACTGCCATGGGGATTAAAATGGTATATATACCTGTGATGATGGGCATTCCTGCAATTTTAGCATATCCCATGACTTCAGGGATGAAAATGGCAGCCATGACTAT
This sequence is a window from Methanobacteriaceae archaeon. Protein-coding genes within it:
- a CDS encoding SulP family inorganic anion transporter — encoded protein: MLGYLGCDCISEIIARLKGALLQGVLPIDGSSLLPEIIAGIVMAAIFIPEVMGYAKIAGMPIITGIYTILIPMAVFAIFCSSRHLIVGADSATAAIMYGILVTAAAPGSPVYISMAFAVAILCGLFLLAARIFGLGFIGDFLSRTALVGFLTGVGIQVAISQLGAMFGISTTGIDTLPRITSFISNLPQTSLTTLMVSVSVVAIILITRRINRKIPGALIAVMGTIIISFIYDFTQIGVTVVGSVPSGIPSIIIPPFSTLDYYALFTAAGACFIVIIAQSAATSRAYSVKCSDELDENQDILGLGLSNLAAGLTGSFVVNGSPTKTQIAIDSGARSQLATLVTAAVVLFVVIFLTEPISLLPNATLATIVFLIGLEMVDISSLKDIYREVPAEFVLAIITLITVVLVGVLWGIVVAVVISLLLHLSHSYRPNNSILIRNENGDWAFVPVILGVYTKKGLIVYRFNRDLYYANAEKLKEEVINLVKCSEYPVEWFVLDSGGFTGIDYTSVQMLKELKIILDEMGVLLVMTTVFPSLRNQFQRSGFLNILGEENLYGGVNDAIKAFENRKDKNKSN